AAGTGGTGAAGGGTGCATATGTTTTATCCAGTTCTGCTGTGATTTCCAGTCTCAGCTGGTTTGCAACCTATTGTTATGCATTTGACTTGTGTCACTTTTAGTCCCTGGTATCTGGATGAAGTGTTCACTGCTGAGAATTGTCGTATATTTATGTGGGAAAAACTTTGTTCTATTGTATATATAGGAAGGTTTTTCATTGAGTATCATTCAGTTTTAACATTAGCATGGATCTCGTGGAATGAAGATGGAACCCATGTAATAAGTCCGCATTCTTCATATTCTAGGATGAATCCGTGCTTTCTTTTGTGTAGAATTTGATGTTTGGTATTCTTGTTTATGTCTATTTGGAGAATCGGAAAAGTGTGCTTTTGTTGATATTGATGATAATGATTTTAACActtctttttgtgttttgacttttaataaatttatatgttcATGTGAGAATTTGAAAAAGTGAGGTTGGATGACTTTCTGCTGATGAGTGATTTGATGTCTTTTATCAAGCTTTTGACTTGTGCCTTGTGCTTAAATGAGTTGTTGATCATTTGCTGTATTATGTAGGAGTGTGATGACCTTGTAGCCAAGGGAATAACTGGTCCTGGTCAAGGATTTGATGGGCATGGAAGGCGTTTGGGAGGATATACTCGCCTAGTTTCACTGCCACCCCTTCGCCAAGCTGCAACTAATGCTGCAGAGAAACGAAGATGTGTTGGGACACTATTACCTTCTGGACCGAAGAAACTTGGTGGGGATAATAATATTATGTCAGCGCTTAGTCCAATACAAGCGGCTGCAATGGCTGCTGAAAGGAGAATGCAGGATGAGCTATGGTGTGGTTCTGGATCTTATGAAGATCCTATTGTGATTGAAAGTAAGGATGGTATGTTAGAAAATCATGCAGCGAGGGAATCAGGGGAGTCTTCAAAAAGTTCTGAACATGTGAAAGAAGGTGAAAATTCTGAGCcggttgtttcttgtgttaatgaAAAGACTGAGAATAGTTCGCTACCTGGAATTTCAAGTGTTCCTTCTGCAAGTAGACACCCAGCCTGTGATGATTCCTTATCAAACTGTTCTACTAATGATGTGATGGACATGACTATGTGGGAATGTGGTTTGTGCACGCTTCTTAATAAGGTATGCACATCTTGTATTTTTCCCTGAGATAGATTAATTCCATGATAAATTTTGAAGGCCTCTTAGTCTCCTTTTGAAATAGTTTCtcagttttttgttttattatataactTGCATCTCTTTCTATTGGTAGCAATGTTTCacttatttattcaaaatatgcaTGGAGAAACAACAAAATTGCTAGAAGATATGGGAAAATAAGCTATACATTTGGTGCAATGCTCTTACTTTATTACTTTTCTTAAGTAAAATACCATATGTCGTTTAGACATCCTTTCTTttgaacataaatttttttttttaattactggTTTTTACCACACATTATCTTTGCATGCAATTAATTTGCAGAATTTTGtacatttggattttgtttggCTTGTAACTTCAAATGATAGCTTGTGG
This portion of the Dioscorea cayenensis subsp. rotundata cultivar TDr96_F1 chromosome 3, TDr96_F1_v2_PseudoChromosome.rev07_lg8_w22 25.fasta, whole genome shotgun sequence genome encodes:
- the LOC120253034 gene encoding DNA-dependent metalloprotease WSS1, with the protein product MDALNKVLDIKPLKKPREDEALKTLERIAKQVQPIMRHRKWRVHLLSEFCHPRLLGLNINKGREVRIRLRAFNNDLAFLPFEQVLDTMLHELCHIEIGPHNAEFYRLWDELRKECDDLVAKGITGPGQGFDGHGRRLGGYTRLVSLPPLRQAATNAAEKRRCVGTLLPSGPKKLGGDNNIMSALSPIQAAAMAAERRMQDELWCGSGSYEDPIVIESKDGMLENHAARESGESSKSSEHVKEGENSEPVVSCVNEKTENSSLPGISSVPSASRHPACDDSLSNCSTNDVMDMTMWECGLCTLLNKPLAPICEACGTQRPKIITAKFKAWFCKFCTLENDIKFERCAACDQWRFSYGPPVSASAFNYGT